A single region of the Raphanus sativus cultivar WK10039 chromosome 1, ASM80110v3, whole genome shotgun sequence genome encodes:
- the LOC130499383 gene encoding uncharacterized protein LOC130499383: MDFEKMRKYPWGRDSFDLLVKSMIEARGKVKKQNSYVVDGFSYALQIWLMEAIPDIGSLLGQKLREGVTSMRCRNWKGSAKVSYDDIISMESNFASTGNVFPYISSTGNCKIIVDAGFERDDEMKDERVDLIIDMYEQKYDWSKHVWQHQETVQAFVYSSDEDGSEEEVARESRDTGREEVETVRVSPAKKRKNKYQDIGAESRKKRLLSQRSADKYRDVEEEMKSYIQGMFKSSFTSLALEVRDIIEDRFTKLEEKLLSSQKTGPSPAPTPSYTPGPVLASTDAPTTVAASTFDLTSASTRTGAPQKTSRAPASSRGRGSASSRGRGSASTRSQESAPSHTGAPADAAKTRSQTKVNKK; this comes from the exons ATGGATTTCGAGAAGATGAGGAAATATCCATGGGGTCGTGACTCCTTTGATTTGCTGGTGAAATCCATGATCGAAGCTAGGGGCAAAGTGAAGAAGCAGAACAGTTATGTTGTAGATGGATTCTCATATGCACTACAGATTTGGTTGATGGAGGCTATTCCAGACATCGGGTCTCTTTTGGGTCAGAAGCTCAGAGAAGGCGTCACTAGCATGCGATGTAGGAACTGGAAAGGATCTGCTAAGGTTTCTTATGACGATATTATTAGCATGGAGTCTAATTTTGCATCCACT GGAAATGTATTTCCATACATCTCTTCTACTGGAAATTGCAAGATCATTGTTGATGCTGGATTTGAACGGGACGATGAGATGAAAGATGAAAGAGTCGATCTCATCATTGACATGTACGAACAGAAGTATGACTGGAGTAAACATGTTTGGCAGCATCAGGAAACTGTCCAAGCATTTGTGTACAGTTCTGATGAAGATGGTTCAGAGGAAGAAGTGGCTCGTGAGTCGCGTGACACTGGACGGGAAGAAGTTGAAACCGTCCGTGTGTCTCCTGCAAAGAAGCGAAAGAACAAGTATCAGGACATTGGAGCCGAGTCAAGGAAGAAGAGGTTACTTTCCCAAAGATCAGCTGACAAATATAGAGATGTTGAAGAGGAAATGAAGTCTTATATCCAGGGTATGTTTAAGTCTTCATTTACTTCCTTGGCGCTTGAGGTACGTGACATAATTGAAGACCGCTTCACCAAATTAGAGGAGAAGTTGCTTTCATCTCAGAAAACTGGTCCTTCTCCTGCTCCTACTCCATCTTACACTCCTGGTCCTGTTCTAGCTTCTACTGATGCTCCTACTACTGTTGCGGCTTCTACCTTTGATCTTACTTCGGCTTCTACTCGCACTGGTGCTCCTCAAAAGACTTCTCGTGCTCCTGCTTCTTCTCGCGGTCGAGGTTCTGCTTCTTCTCGGGGCCGAGGTTCTGCTTCTACTCGCAGTCAAGAGTCGGCTCCCTCTCACACTGGTGCTCCTGCAGATGCTGCAAAGACAAGGTCACAGACAAAGGTAAACAAGAAGTAG
- the LOC108838495 gene encoding formin-like protein 4 produces MSGNDYTRYLSAGSRKSYGSKKSSSRRSNPGSSSNSQMAESSAVPNSQTQPSPPAPAQASLPALAPAQAPPAPAPSQAPPAPAPSQAPPAPAPAQAPPPPAPDAAAMTLDDLAAINMILASPGHHLLPHLHPNRPPNTVWFDEDGSVAASVRQIFERDFKEPHASWKQTPGNVVRRWFESFAQMYHWDSGFTSLVRDSFEAKLKVQMNRQICRWKTVWRVKGDAAMPVWFDPNVWAGLVTYWLDPGTEVRSCNSRAARYSDPDGHGPSKHRSGQTSFKARARIIAEETGESIPDLLGVLEITKRKPDGSFVDGKSEQLYNDVTSKFQELSQAASDDPESTGSVGLTPAEKNKIYCELAPRKKGRIYGVGSLNQSVGSVSASFPSSSSSEDQSLKKIIKEQALVIQSQGNEIGRLSAAVRYLATKDSTLANILQSEDVPSSHNSEGMSHDSRDDESDGI; encoded by the exons ATGTCAGGAAACGATTATACCCGATATCTGTCTGCTGGTAGTAGGAAGAGTTATGGCAGTAAGAAGAGTTCATCCCGTCGTAGCAATCCGGGAAGTTCTTCTAATTCTCAGATGGCTGAGAGCTCCGCTGTCCCTAACAGCCAGACACAACCTTCCCCTCCAGCTCCCGCTCAAGCTTCCCTTCCTGCTCTTGCTCCTGCTCAAGCTCCTCCAGCTCCCGCTCCCTCTCAAGCTCCTCCAGCTCCCGCTCCCTCTCAAGCTCCTCCAGCTCCCGCTCCTGCTCaagctcctccacctccagctCCCGATGCTGCCGCAATGACGTTGGATGATTTAGCGGCAATCAATATGATTCTGGCTAGTCCTggacatcatcttcttcctcacctGCATCCAAATCGCCCTCCAAATACGGTTtg GTTTGATGAAGATGGGAGCGTTGCTGCATCGGTTCGTCAAATCTTTGAAAGAGATTTCAAAGAACCGCATGCTAGTTGGAAGCAAACCCCTGGGAATGTCGTGAGACGTTGGTTTGAATCCTTTGCG CAAATGTATCATTGGGATTCTGGTTTCACTAGCCTGGTTCGCGATTCTTTCGAGGCCAAATTGAAAGTCCAAATGAATCGCCAAATTTGTCGGTGGAAGACAGTGTGGCGGGTAAAAGGTGATGCAGCTATGCCTGTTTGGTTTGACCCAAATGTTTGGGCTGGTCTCGTCACTTATTGGCTAGATCCAGGCACTGAAGTCCGGAGTTGCAATAGTCGGGCAGCCCGTTACTCTGACCCTGATGGACATGGGCCGTCTAAGCATCGTTCAGGTCAGACTTCTTTCAAGGCCCGTGCGCGAATTATT gCTGAAGAAACAGGAGAGTCTATTCCTGATTTGCTTGGGGTTCTCGAGATCACTAAACGAAAGCCGGATGGGTCTTTCGTTGACGGCAAATCTGAGCAGCTCTACAATGATGTGACATCTAAATTTCAGGAGTTATCTCAGGCAGCTAGTGATGATCCCGAGAGCACCGGTTCTGTTGGTCTCACTCCagcagaaaagaacaagatttaTTGTGAG CTTGCTCCCCGCAAAAAGGGACGAATTTATGGAGTGGGCTCTCTAAATCAATCTGTAGGATCCGTTTCTGCATCTTTTCCTTCTTCTAGCAGTTCTGAGGACCAGTCTTTGAAGAAGATCATCAAGGAACAAGCTCTTGTGATTCAGAGCCAGGGAAATGAAATCGGGAGGCTGAGTGCTGCTGTTCGTTATCTAGCTACCAAAGATTCTACCTTGGCGAACATTCTTCAGTCCGAAGATGTGCCTTCTTCCCACAACTCCGAGGGCATGTCTCATGACTCTAGAGATGATGAATCTGATGGTATTTAG